A part of Calditerricola satsumensis genomic DNA contains:
- a CDS encoding AtpZ/AtpI family protein: MKGWRAMAVVTAMAGQLAASLFLGYGAGAWADRAWGTRPWLTVVGLLAGLAVGAYGIVRLLKPYLGGDE, encoded by the coding sequence ATGAAGGGGTGGCGGGCCATGGCGGTGGTGACCGCCATGGCCGGCCAGCTGGCGGCCAGCCTTTTTCTCGGCTACGGGGCGGGAGCGTGGGCCGATCGCGCCTGGGGCACCCGGCCGTGGTTGACGGTTGTGGGCTTGCTGGCGGGCCTTGCCGTCGGCGCCTATGGCATTGTCCGCTTGCTCAAACCGTATCTGGGGGGCGACGAATGA
- a CDS encoding ATP synthase subunit I — MSDPLARLLRRTLRITIMASAGMVLAWVLTPAKPFFAGLLLGTTVSMYNAYHAARRVRGFVEGLAQPTGRARGIGTMARLAMAAAAGLLAARFPHVFSVVGVVVGLAVAPVVAACTLLADALRNRL; from the coding sequence ATGAGCGATCCCCTCGCCCGGTTGCTGCGTCGCACCTTGCGCATCACCATCATGGCGAGTGCGGGAATGGTTCTTGCCTGGGTGTTGACCCCGGCAAAACCATTTTTTGCTGGGCTGCTCTTGGGAACAACCGTCAGCATGTACAATGCATACCACGCGGCGCGTCGCGTGCGCGGGTTTGTGGAGGGGCTTGCGCAACCGACGGGGCGGGCGCGCGGCATCGGCACCATGGCGCGGCTGGCCATGGCCGCAGCGGCGGGCCTGCTGGCGGCTCGCTTTCCCCACGTCTTCTCTGTCGTGGGCGTCGTGGTGGGCTTGGCGGTTGCTCCGGTGGTGGCCGCTTGCACCCTGTTGGCCGATGCTCTGCGCAACAGGCTCTGA